Proteins encoded by one window of Vibrio algicola:
- a CDS encoding GGDEF domain-containing protein yields the protein MIWYVHRQSTTDNLTKLKNRRALYQKYSRGIPANKTVVYLDVNKFKHINDTYGHQVGDEVLKQISQRILTHWRAHSFRLGGDEFVLIGMVTEAELQTLLEPILAFDFLSESGEHFVQVNASLGFSMPRAINLPIDEVLHLADVEMYKNKQNQA from the coding sequence GTGATTTGGTATGTCCACCGCCAATCAACTACCGATAACTTAACCAAACTAAAAAATCGGCGCGCTTTATATCAAAAATACTCTCGCGGAATACCAGCTAACAAAACAGTGGTTTATCTCGATGTGAATAAATTTAAACACATTAATGATACGTATGGCCACCAAGTTGGCGATGAGGTACTAAAGCAAATTTCACAACGGATATTGACTCACTGGCGGGCTCATTCATTTCGTTTAGGGGGGGATGAATTCGTATTGATTGGCATGGTGACCGAGGCTGAATTGCAAACATTACTGGAACCGATACTTGCGTTTGATTTTTTATCGGAAAGTGGTGAGCATTTTGTACAAGTAAACGCTTCACTTGGGTTTTCGATGCCGAGAGCAATAAATTTACCTATTGATGAAGTGCTACATTTAGCAGATGTGGAAATGTATAAAAACAAACAGAATCAAGCGTGA
- a CDS encoding TniB family NTP-binding protein encodes MLMLTDIQKRQISDFRTCFIEYPEISEIYRIFDRMRLNKSLGGEQESFLITGETGSGKTALINNYLRKQQAHSKTSFSIQPILSTRIPPKVNEQSTMLQLLKDLNTQSSGRGARNKNDLALAESVVVQLKRKQTELIIVNEVQELIEFSSAKERQAIANMFKFISEEAGVSFVLVGMPYSHLLAEEPQWNSRLTWRRELTYFKLSKNRAHFVRLLKGLSERMGFELSPELHKQEVALALFSICRGEFRALKHFLEDAMLMSFELKKETVDVEVLTKTLNLKCPQFRTEKNPFEHPESIKITELAEPTRYNAFAIKDEEKIISPRFTDALPLNLLLTKSGLKV; translated from the coding sequence ATGTTGATGCTTACCGACATTCAGAAAAGACAAATATCAGACTTTCGAACCTGTTTTATTGAATACCCAGAAATTTCAGAAATATACCGCATATTTGATCGTATGCGCCTTAATAAGTCTCTTGGTGGTGAACAAGAATCATTTTTGATAACTGGCGAAACAGGAAGTGGAAAAACAGCTTTAATTAATAATTACTTACGTAAACAACAAGCTCATTCAAAGACATCATTTTCTATTCAACCCATTCTTAGCACACGGATACCTCCGAAAGTTAATGAGCAAAGCACAATGTTACAACTGCTGAAGGATTTGAATACCCAATCTAGCGGACGAGGTGCGCGTAATAAGAATGACTTAGCCCTAGCTGAATCTGTTGTTGTACAGTTAAAGCGAAAGCAAACCGAATTGATTATTGTTAACGAGGTTCAAGAGCTTATAGAGTTTTCATCGGCAAAAGAGCGTCAAGCTATAGCTAATATGTTTAAGTTTATTAGTGAAGAAGCTGGCGTTTCTTTTGTTTTAGTTGGAATGCCGTATTCGCATTTACTTGCAGAGGAACCACAGTGGAATTCTCGCTTAACTTGGCGTCGAGAGTTGACGTACTTTAAACTGAGTAAAAATAGAGCGCATTTTGTGCGTTTGCTTAAAGGTTTATCGGAACGAATGGGATTTGAGCTATCTCCTGAATTGCATAAGCAAGAAGTAGCGCTAGCTTTATTTTCGATTTGTAGAGGGGAGTTTCGAGCATTAAAGCATTTTTTAGAAGATGCGATGTTAATGAGCTTTGAGCTTAAAAAAGAAACGGTTGATGTAGAGGTGTTAACGAAAACACTTAACCTTAAATGTCCGCAATTTAGAACTGAAAAAAATCCATTCGAACATCCTGAATCTATAAAAATTACCGAGTTAGCTGAACCAACAAGATACAACGCATTTGCAATCAAGGATGAAGAGAAAATTATCAGTCCTCGTTTTACAGATGCGCTGCCATTAAATCTCTTATTAACAAAAAGTGGATTAAAAGTTTAA
- a CDS encoding TnsA endonuclease N-terminal domain-containing protein: protein MFDQTKKSSHVHNLSKFMSLKNNAVVRTMSILELDMCFHLEYSPDIEKFTSQPKGFYYSFNDRQCRYTPDFNIVNYDGVETFIEVKHSSKIHNPDFRRRFSAKQQLSLEHFNKKLILITEKQIRINPILNNLKLLHRYSGLQTVSDIQYEILKIVQKSQRIQLHDISRLLGISEVDTLSGTLTWLSQGKLNTDLKSADISLDTHVWC, encoded by the coding sequence ATGTTTGATCAAACAAAAAAATCCTCCCATGTTCATAATCTCTCAAAATTTATGAGTTTGAAGAACAATGCTGTCGTTCGTACCATGTCGATACTAGAATTAGACATGTGCTTCCATTTAGAATACTCCCCTGATATAGAAAAATTTACTTCTCAGCCGAAAGGTTTTTATTACAGTTTCAATGATCGCCAATGTCGCTATACTCCTGATTTTAATATAGTTAATTATGATGGAGTTGAAACGTTCATTGAAGTAAAACATTCCTCTAAAATCCATAACCCTGACTTTAGACGTCGATTTTCTGCAAAACAGCAATTATCACTTGAACACTTCAATAAAAAACTCATTCTAATTACCGAAAAACAAATTCGCATAAACCCCATTTTGAATAATTTAAAGTTGTTGCACCGCTATTCTGGTCTTCAAACCGTATCTGATATTCAATATGAGATTTTAAAAATTGTTCAAAAAAGCCAGAGAATACAACTGCATGATATCTCAAGGCTATTAGGGATTTCAGAGGTGGATACCTTGTCGGGTACATTAACTTGGCTTTCGCAGGGGAAGCTAAATACAGACTTAAAATCGGCCGATATATCGCTTGATACACATGTTTGGTGTTAA
- a CDS encoding Mu transposase C-terminal domain-containing protein — protein sequence MDFDELNSFFDEFEQNEDLKSAENELTNLFEKDAYQPQKTIDSYTQVIQDEIQKRLSYIRFIESRIDGGWTQKNLSNLLIEASSTLPLPAPSWRTLVNWKKEYYDSGKSVHALVPKHALKGRRGKNNDSQKYLDKAITEKYLTKERVSVADAYLYYKSLVIVANKSIVTGSIELLSQRSFYNRINSLAPYDVDLARFGKRYADRKYRSVGQFIPATMPMEYVEIDHSPADVILIDDEKEFPLGRPYLTTLYDRYSKCIVGLSVNFREPSYNSVRKAILNTVLEKDWVKDKYPFITNEWPCHGKIQNLVVDNGAEFWSGDLEDALRPLVSNILYTKAGKPWEKSGVEKLYDKLNKGLINKFPGKTFSRIEQLKDYNPKKDAIVQVSVFLELLHKWIIDIYHQSPDARENGVPIHRWNESKFRPIEYKDHEQEQLKVELGPLNHRTIALGGIRLYNMRYQSEELIEYRKNNALDTSEKLFVKTKTDPMDLSYIYVYLENESRYIRVPVVDNTGYTNGLSLFQHKVIERIRKLNTRFSVDEISLAESRLYIEDRIQSEINRSSNKKASNAKVGSTSKLAKYHDVGSDGPTTVSTSATNQTPIKLKPEMIIETVDWNDEFDDIEGY from the coding sequence ATGGATTTCGATGAGCTTAATAGTTTTTTTGATGAATTTGAGCAGAATGAAGACTTAAAATCCGCTGAAAATGAATTGACGAATTTATTTGAAAAAGATGCATATCAGCCACAAAAAACAATCGATTCATATACTCAAGTTATTCAGGATGAAATCCAAAAACGCCTCTCTTATATTCGATTTATCGAATCCCGCATTGATGGTGGATGGACTCAAAAAAACTTATCAAATCTGCTTATTGAAGCATCATCTACTCTCCCGTTACCAGCGCCTAGTTGGCGCACTCTCGTTAACTGGAAAAAAGAATACTATGACTCAGGAAAGTCGGTTCATGCATTAGTGCCTAAGCATGCATTGAAAGGCCGACGAGGTAAAAATAATGATTCGCAAAAGTATCTTGATAAAGCGATCACTGAAAAATATTTAACAAAAGAAAGAGTGAGTGTTGCGGATGCTTATTTATATTATAAATCTTTAGTGATTGTAGCGAATAAATCAATAGTCACCGGAAGCATAGAATTACTCAGTCAACGATCATTTTATAATCGCATTAATTCATTAGCGCCGTACGACGTTGATTTAGCAAGGTTTGGTAAGCGTTATGCCGATAGGAAATATCGCTCAGTAGGTCAATTTATACCTGCAACGATGCCAATGGAATACGTCGAAATTGACCACTCTCCTGCTGATGTAATTTTAATTGATGATGAAAAAGAGTTTCCATTAGGGCGGCCATATCTCACGACGCTTTATGATAGATACAGTAAGTGCATCGTTGGATTGAGTGTTAATTTTCGTGAACCTAGCTATAACTCCGTGCGTAAAGCTATTTTGAATACTGTTTTAGAAAAGGATTGGGTGAAAGATAAGTATCCGTTCATTACCAATGAGTGGCCATGCCACGGAAAGATACAAAACCTTGTCGTTGATAATGGTGCAGAATTTTGGAGTGGTGATCTAGAAGATGCATTGCGGCCATTGGTTTCAAATATTCTATACACAAAAGCCGGAAAACCATGGGAGAAATCAGGCGTAGAAAAGCTTTATGATAAATTGAATAAGGGATTAATTAACAAATTTCCCGGAAAAACTTTTTCTCGTATTGAGCAGCTGAAAGACTACAACCCGAAAAAAGATGCAATAGTGCAGGTTAGTGTATTTTTAGAGCTTCTACATAAATGGATCATCGATATTTATCATCAGTCCCCCGATGCGCGAGAAAATGGAGTACCGATCCACCGCTGGAATGAGTCAAAATTTCGACCGATAGAATATAAAGACCATGAACAAGAACAGCTTAAAGTAGAGTTAGGCCCGTTAAATCATCGAACCATCGCATTAGGGGGGATTCGATTGTATAACATGAGGTATCAGTCAGAAGAGTTGATTGAATACCGAAAAAATAATGCATTAGATACATCTGAAAAGTTATTCGTCAAAACTAAAACAGACCCAATGGATCTTAGTTACATTTATGTTTATTTAGAAAACGAGTCTCGTTACATCAGAGTTCCAGTCGTCGATAATACTGGTTATACCAATGGATTAAGTCTATTTCAGCATAAAGTGATAGAACGAATTCGTAAACTGAATACGCGCTTTAGTGTTGATGAGATTAGTTTAGCGGAATCACGTCTATATATAGAAGACCGTATCCAATCTGAAATTAATCGTAGTTCGAATAAAAAGGCAAGTAATGCGAAGGTAGGTAGCACTTCAAAACTAGCCAAATACCATGATGTAGGGAGTGATGGCCCAACGACGGTATCAACCAGCGCGACTAACCAGACACCAATTAAGTTAAAACCGGAGATGATTATTGAAACGGTTGATTGGAATGACGAATTTGACGATATTGAGGGTTATTGA
- the hsdR gene encoding EcoAI/FtnUII family type I restriction enzme subunit R, with the protein MTTSINKSKLSETDIITKFILPAVKQAGWDDMTQIRQEVKLRDGKVIVRGQAAARKKVKSADIVLYHKPSMPLAVIEAKANKHEVGKGMQQGLDYANLLEVPFIFASNGDGFIFHDKTNLSQLETEIQLEDFPTPAQLWEKFCIWKGYKTEHLPVITQDYHDDGSGKSPRYYQLQAINKTVEAIASGQDRVLLVMATGTGKTYTAFQIIWRLWKSKAKKRILFLADRNILVDQTKTNDFQPFGPAMTKVTGRTVDPAYEIHLALYQALTGPEESQKAYKQVDPDFFDLIVIDECHRGSASEESAWREILEYFSSASQVGLTATPKETDEVSNIEYFGDPVYSYTLKQGIEDGFLAPYKVVRVDIDVDVQGWRPRKGQTDKDGNIIEDRIYNQKDFDRTMVIDERTDLVAQTITNYLKRTDPMAKTIVFCNDIDHAERMRRALVNLNPEQMAKNEKYVMKITGDDEIGKAQLDNFINPKRKYPVIATTSELMTTGVDAQTCKLVVLDQGIQSMTKFKQVIGRGTRINDKYGKLWFTILDFKKATELFADEKFDGEPERIKVTKPEDFDNPEGITDIVDGVDPEDIIDADYPFGDDIDPDSIHEPDAPFGTPSGDNDPTNTTGGDDWTDEEKIRKYHVNGVQVKALAERVQYYDTDGKLVTESFKDYTRKTIAKQFTSLNDFTKKWQDADRKQAIIDELAEEGIIWQALEEEVGKDMDPFDMICHVAYDMPMLTRKERAENVKKRNYFTKYGETAQVVLSNLLDKYADEGVTEIENIHVLKVKPFDEMGRPLEIIKKGFGGKQAYLEAVNELEAEIYQSA; encoded by the coding sequence ATGACCACAAGCATTAACAAAAGTAAACTTTCAGAAACAGATATCATTACAAAGTTTATTCTACCAGCTGTTAAACAAGCGGGTTGGGATGATATGACGCAAATTCGCCAAGAGGTGAAGTTGCGTGATGGAAAAGTGATTGTTCGAGGTCAAGCTGCTGCGCGTAAAAAAGTAAAATCAGCCGATATTGTTCTTTACCATAAACCGAGTATGCCGCTTGCGGTTATAGAGGCAAAAGCGAATAAGCATGAAGTTGGCAAAGGTATGCAGCAAGGTCTAGATTATGCCAACTTACTTGAAGTACCATTTATTTTTGCTTCCAATGGTGATGGCTTTATCTTCCATGATAAAACAAATCTCAGCCAATTAGAAACCGAAATTCAGTTAGAAGATTTTCCAACGCCGGCACAACTTTGGGAGAAGTTTTGTATCTGGAAAGGGTATAAAACGGAACACCTGCCGGTTATTACTCAAGACTACCATGATGATGGCAGCGGCAAGTCACCTCGTTATTATCAGCTTCAAGCTATAAATAAAACCGTAGAAGCCATTGCGTCGGGTCAAGATCGCGTATTATTGGTAATGGCAACTGGCACGGGTAAAACCTATACAGCCTTTCAAATCATCTGGCGTTTATGGAAGTCCAAAGCTAAGAAACGCATCTTGTTTCTTGCCGATAGGAACATTTTGGTCGATCAAACCAAAACCAATGACTTTCAACCTTTCGGTCCCGCCATGACCAAAGTGACAGGCCGAACGGTCGATCCCGCTTATGAAATTCACTTAGCCTTATACCAAGCCTTAACGGGCCCAGAAGAAAGTCAAAAAGCCTATAAACAAGTCGATCCAGATTTCTTTGATCTCATCGTGATTGACGAATGCCACCGTGGTAGTGCATCAGAAGAAAGTGCATGGCGAGAAATTTTAGAATATTTCAGTTCAGCCTCTCAGGTTGGCTTAACCGCGACACCAAAAGAAACCGACGAAGTCTCTAATATCGAATACTTTGGCGACCCAGTCTACAGCTATACATTAAAGCAAGGCATTGAAGATGGTTTTTTAGCGCCTTATAAAGTGGTGCGTGTTGATATAGATGTAGATGTTCAAGGTTGGCGACCGCGCAAAGGACAAACAGATAAAGACGGCAACATTATTGAAGACCGTATTTATAACCAAAAAGATTTTGATCGCACCATGGTAATTGACGAACGAACCGACCTTGTCGCACAAACCATCACCAACTATCTAAAGCGCACCGATCCTATGGCAAAAACCATCGTGTTTTGTAACGACATCGATCACGCAGAACGTATGCGCCGCGCTTTAGTCAATTTAAACCCAGAGCAAATGGCGAAAAACGAAAAGTACGTCATGAAAATTACTGGTGATGATGAGATTGGAAAGGCTCAATTAGACAATTTTATCAATCCGAAAAGGAAATACCCAGTTATTGCCACTACATCGGAGTTAATGACAACCGGAGTCGATGCTCAAACTTGTAAATTAGTAGTATTGGATCAAGGTATTCAATCCATGACTAAATTTAAGCAAGTCATTGGCCGTGGAACTCGCATAAATGATAAATACGGCAAACTTTGGTTCACGATTTTAGATTTTAAAAAAGCGACCGAACTTTTTGCCGATGAAAAATTCGATGGAGAACCGGAACGCATTAAAGTGACCAAACCCGAAGACTTTGATAATCCAGAAGGTATAACGGATATTGTTGATGGTGTTGATCCAGAAGATATCATTGATGCTGACTACCCATTCGGTGATGATATTGACCCCGATTCAATCCATGAACCAGATGCGCCGTTCGGTACACCTTCTGGTGATAATGATCCAACCAATACAACCGGTGGCGATGATTGGACCGATGAAGAAAAAATCCGTAAATATCATGTCAATGGTGTACAAGTAAAAGCCTTAGCCGAAAGGGTTCAATACTACGATACCGACGGCAAACTGGTGACAGAATCCTTTAAAGACTACACCCGTAAAACCATCGCTAAGCAATTTACCTCATTAAATGACTTTACCAAAAAATGGCAAGACGCCGACCGCAAACAAGCCATCATTGACGAACTAGCCGAAGAAGGCATTATTTGGCAAGCGTTAGAAGAGGAAGTCGGTAAAGACATGGATCCGTTCGACATGATTTGCCACGTTGCTTACGACATGCCAATGCTAACCCGTAAAGAACGTGCAGAAAATGTCAAAAAGCGTAACTACTTCACTAAGTATGGTGAAACCGCACAAGTTGTTTTGAGTAATTTACTCGACAAATACGCCGATGAAGGTGTGACAGAAATCGAAAATATTCATGTATTAAAAGTAAAACCATTCGATGAAATGGGTAGACCACTTGAAATAATCAAAAAAGGATTTGGTGGCAAACAAGCTTACCTTGAAGCTGTAAATGAACTGGAAGCTGAAATCTATCAATCGGCATAA
- a CDS encoding MGMT family protein, whose product MTPFEQQVYFVLNQIPKGKVTTYGSVAKMAGFPDYARHVGKLLANLPADSTLPWFRVVNSQGRISLKGSDLDRQKAHLLNDGVQVSFEGKVKLKLYLWRPE is encoded by the coding sequence GTGACACCATTCGAACAACAAGTCTATTTTGTGTTAAATCAGATCCCTAAAGGGAAAGTGACAACTTACGGTAGCGTAGCCAAAATGGCCGGTTTTCCAGACTATGCTCGCCATGTGGGTAAATTATTGGCCAACCTTCCCGCTGACAGTACATTACCTTGGTTTAGGGTAGTTAATAGCCAAGGGCGAATATCATTAAAAGGCTCAGATTTAGACAGGCAAAAAGCCCACTTACTCAATGATGGTGTGCAAGTGAGCTTCGAAGGAAAGGTAAAACTTAAACTGTATTTATGGCGACCAGAGTAA
- a CDS encoding substrate-binding periplasmic protein — protein MQKKLRTSIESYQFEIRQQALRKAVTEAGIDRNTPIKVKFENLIQFSQYAKDGSVYGISADILNKACKILDLQCNIISHANEAWDDMYADLRNKKIDILGPVTFTASRKKAMYFSQEYFLPEAIAVKREGYKEGTYKNVSEMIVERISVIKGDYYDHLLTDMLPQKKLYRLRSRDEQIKSLLAGKTDYAILNKQNFNKMQQGNDAMLPIVEDALIGSFHRSELGFAFVKTEKGKKLADLFTLAINLVDTTPIINKYDVQPDWRAMTQKEQKSNQVFCGF, from the coding sequence ATGCAGAAAAAACTGCGAACCTCAATCGAAAGCTACCAATTTGAAATTCGTCAACAAGCATTAAGAAAAGCCGTAACAGAAGCTGGAATTGACCGAAATACGCCGATCAAAGTGAAGTTTGAAAATTTAATTCAATTTTCACAATATGCCAAAGACGGCAGTGTGTATGGTATCTCGGCCGATATTCTAAATAAGGCCTGTAAAATCCTAGATCTTCAATGCAACATCATCAGTCATGCTAACGAAGCTTGGGATGATATGTATGCCGATTTACGCAATAAAAAAATTGATATTCTTGGGCCAGTAACCTTTACTGCAAGTCGAAAAAAAGCAATGTATTTTAGCCAAGAATACTTTTTACCAGAAGCAATTGCAGTAAAGCGTGAAGGTTATAAAGAAGGAACATATAAAAATGTCTCTGAAATGATAGTCGAAAGAATAAGCGTAATAAAAGGCGATTATTACGATCATCTTTTAACCGACATGTTACCGCAAAAGAAACTCTATCGATTACGATCTCGTGATGAACAAATTAAATCATTACTGGCTGGAAAAACAGATTACGCCATACTCAATAAGCAAAACTTCAATAAAATGCAACAAGGCAATGACGCAATGCTACCCATTGTTGAAGACGCTTTGATTGGCAGTTTCCATCGCTCAGAATTAGGCTTTGCTTTTGTCAAAACTGAAAAAGGCAAAAAACTGGCCGATTTATTTACTTTGGCGATTAATTTGGTTGATACTACGCCGATCATCAATAAATACGATGTTCAACCAGATTGGCGTGCAATGACGCAAAAAGAACAAAAATCGAATCAAGTGTTTTGTGGATTTTGA
- a CDS encoding helix-turn-helix domain-containing protein, with product MQKDNPIPARLKAARKKAKITQKNLGVKIGMEESSASGRMNHYEKGRHIPDIGTLRRMAEELDVPLNYFFCDDDVMAELVCAINKLSDNDKLDLIDTLKKKSNV from the coding sequence GTGCAAAAAGACAACCCAATCCCAGCGAGGCTCAAAGCTGCTCGTAAAAAAGCCAAAATCACCCAAAAAAACCTTGGGGTAAAAATTGGTATGGAAGAAAGTTCAGCAAGTGGGCGAATGAACCATTACGAAAAAGGTAGACATATACCTGATATAGGTACCTTGCGCCGTATGGCGGAGGAGCTTGATGTACCGCTTAATTACTTCTTTTGTGATGATGATGTCATGGCGGAATTGGTGTGTGCGATCAATAAATTGAGTGATAATGATAAGTTGGATCTGATCGATACATTGAAGAAAAAAAGCAATGTTTAA
- a CDS encoding PLP-dependent cysteine synthase family protein, which produces MSVDREWINQAITKIEADVQRSADTHLFKLDIPHLSGIDIYLKDESTHPTGSLKHRLARSLFLFALSNGWIGPKTTIIESSSGSTAVSEAYFARLLGVPFIAVMPKTTAKKKIEQIEFYGGQAHLVERSDQIYAESRRLASELNGHYMDQFTYAERATDWRGNNNIADSIFDQMRLEPHPIPTWVVMSPGTGGTSATIGRFLRYKKHATKLCVVDPENSVFHDYYKSGDLTLTIDNGSKIEGIGRPRVEPSFIPGVIDEMRTIPDAASIATIHWLEPILGRKVGPSTGTNLYGVLNIANEMKSRGETGSIVTLICDSGERYLDCHYNPQWIEDNIDDLTPYFQVLKDITKL; this is translated from the coding sequence ATGAGTGTCGATAGAGAATGGATCAACCAAGCTATCACCAAAATTGAAGCCGATGTACAGCGTTCGGCTGATACCCATTTGTTTAAATTAGATATTCCGCATCTAAGTGGCATAGATATTTATTTAAAAGATGAAAGTACCCATCCAACGGGTTCGCTGAAACATCGGCTCGCACGTTCTTTGTTTTTATTTGCGCTTTCTAACGGTTGGATTGGTCCTAAAACCACCATTATTGAATCCTCATCGGGCAGCACGGCGGTATCGGAGGCGTATTTCGCCCGTTTATTAGGCGTTCCCTTTATTGCCGTTATGCCAAAAACCACCGCTAAGAAGAAAATTGAACAAATTGAATTTTATGGTGGGCAAGCACATTTAGTCGAACGTTCTGATCAAATTTATGCTGAGTCTCGCCGTTTAGCCTCCGAGTTAAACGGTCATTATATGGACCAATTTACTTACGCAGAACGTGCTACCGATTGGCGTGGTAACAACAATATTGCAGACAGTATTTTTGATCAAATGCGTTTGGAGCCGCACCCTATTCCAACGTGGGTGGTGATGAGTCCCGGTACCGGTGGTACATCCGCCACCATTGGTCGTTTCTTGCGCTATAAAAAACACGCGACCAAGTTATGCGTGGTGGATCCAGAAAACTCGGTATTTCACGATTATTATAAAAGCGGCGATCTGACTTTAACCATAGATAACGGCAGTAAAATTGAAGGTATCGGTCGCCCACGAGTAGAGCCAAGCTTTATTCCTGGGGTGATTGATGAAATGCGCACCATCCCCGATGCAGCCAGTATTGCCACCATTCATTGGCTTGAACCTATCCTTGGCCGTAAAGTTGGCCCTTCGACCGGCACCAATTTATATGGGGTGTTGAACATCGCCAATGAGATGAAAAGTCGCGGAGAAACCGGCTCAATTGTGACTTTAATCTGCGACAGCGGTGAGCGCTATTTAGATTGCCATTACAACCCTCAATGGATAGAAGATAATATTGACGATCTCACCCCTTACTTTCAAGTGTTAAAAGATATCACCAAACTCTAA
- a CDS encoding YbaY family lipoprotein, whose protein sequence is MKKSVMLVSSIICASWLAGCSSSPTIDTQETPAQAAQVGKPIMLESIVGTVAYRERLSLPETAVLTVTLEDVSIADKKADIIATESMITGGKQVPFNFKLDFDNNKILQNHTYVVRAKIALNGKLRFTTDTAYRVITDSNQTQSVQLMLVGVK, encoded by the coding sequence ATGAAAAAGTCAGTAATGTTAGTTTCATCAATAATCTGTGCATCATGGTTGGCGGGTTGCAGTAGCTCACCGACAATCGATACTCAAGAAACACCGGCACAAGCTGCGCAAGTTGGAAAACCTATTATGCTAGAAAGTATTGTTGGTACGGTTGCTTATCGTGAGCGTTTATCCTTGCCTGAAACAGCGGTTCTAACGGTGACACTGGAAGATGTCTCCATCGCAGATAAAAAAGCCGATATTATTGCCACCGAATCGATGATTACTGGTGGAAAGCAAGTGCCATTTAACTTTAAACTCGATTTTGATAACAACAAAATTTTGCAAAATCATACTTATGTGGTTCGAGCTAAAATCGCCCTTAATGGTAAATTACGCTTTACCACCGACACCGCCTACCGCGTGATCACCGATAGCAATCAAACCCAATCAGTACAATTAATGCTGGTTGGCGTTAAATAA
- the tesB gene encoding acyl-CoA thioesterase II — MSNQLQELLNLHQLEQLDVGLFRGQCENLGLPQVYGGQVIGQALSAAAETVAKDRYVHSFHSYFLHPGDINHPIIYDVETLRDGRSLSTRRVKAVQHGRPIFYLTASYQAPTEGLEHQQVIMPEVEGPEGLPSETDLAKDLLKHLPESIQRTFCSEKPIEVRPVIMNNPMQPSTLPGKQYLWIKANGKLSDNPDIHQYLLSYASDWGFLVTALFPHGVSLLTPKFQVATIDHSMWFHRPFRMDEWLLYSIDSPTSSNTRGLVRGEIYDQQGHLVATAVQEGVMRFRD, encoded by the coding sequence ATGAGCAATCAATTACAAGAATTACTCAATCTTCATCAATTAGAACAATTGGATGTTGGGCTATTTCGTGGCCAATGCGAAAATTTAGGCTTACCCCAAGTTTATGGCGGGCAAGTTATTGGGCAGGCGTTATCTGCTGCGGCCGAAACGGTTGCAAAAGATCGCTATGTGCATTCTTTTCATAGCTATTTTTTGCACCCTGGCGATATTAATCACCCGATTATTTACGATGTCGAAACATTGCGAGATGGTCGCAGCCTGTCCACTCGTCGAGTTAAAGCAGTCCAACACGGTCGCCCTATTTTTTACCTGACAGCTTCGTATCAAGCGCCGACTGAAGGACTTGAACATCAACAGGTCATTATGCCTGAGGTCGAAGGACCTGAAGGCTTGCCAAGCGAAACCGATCTTGCCAAAGATTTACTCAAGCATTTACCGGAAAGTATTCAACGCACGTTTTGCAGTGAAAAGCCGATTGAGGTTCGTCCAGTGATCATGAATAACCCGATGCAACCGAGCACCTTACCGGGAAAACAATATTTATGGATCAAAGCCAACGGAAAACTATCCGATAATCCTGATATTCATCAATATTTACTGAGCTACGCTTCTGATTGGGGATTTTTAGTGACAGCGTTATTTCCACACGGAGTATCACTGCTTACGCCTAAATTTCAAGTCGCCACTATCGATCATTCAATGTGGTTTCATCGTCCCTTTAGAATGGATGAGTGGTTACTATATAGTATCGATAGCCCAACCAGCAGTAACACTCGCGGCTTAGTGAGAGGCGAAATTTACGATCAACAAGGTCATTTAGTCGCCACTGCTGTTCAAGAAGGTGTGATGCGTTTTCGTGATTAA